The nucleotide sequence TTTCGTGACCATGCAGCCGCGAATGTCTTTGTCCGAAGGAAGCCAGGCCCACAATGAACCAGCGGCCACACCCATCAACGTCAGAACACCCAAGAAAAAGAATATTAACTTTTTGATCATGTCAGGATTACTTTTTCACCATTCCGTGATCTTTCATCCATTGCACGGAATTGTGAATGGCTTCGCGGGCCGGTCTTGGCTGGAAGCCAAGCTCTTTCTGTGCTTTGGAAGAATCAAACCAGTGATACATCGTTGCGGTATAGGCATTCTCGCGACTGAGTGGACCCTTCATGCCCATCTTTTCCATGAAGTCACCCACTGCACCCACGGCATGCAAAAGGCCATCAGGCAGCTGATGTTTCGGAGGAGTGACTCCCGCTTCAGCGGCAATCATGGCAAAAAGATCTTTAATCAGAATATTTTCCCCGCAAAGAATATAGCGCTCACCTTTGCGGCCCACTTTCCACGCACTTAAGATTCCAGCTACGACATCCTCTGCCGCCACGACATTCACGCCGCCGGAAGTGTAGAAGTTCAACTTTCCTTGTGCGACTTTGACCTGCATCTTGCGGCTGCCTTTTTTGGCATCACCGCGACCATAGATCGTGGAAGGATTCACCATCACCGCATCGATTTCATTTTTATCGCAGGCGCTTTTCACCAGAATTTCAGCCTGGTGTTTGGTTTCAAAATACCCCAGATTCAAGTCGGCGATATTGTAGGGGGATTCTTCATTCAGTATCTGATCGGGAGTATATCCGGCACCGATGGCCACGACCGAAGACAAGTAAACCAGGCGTCGCACTTTGTGTTCGCGGCAGACCGCAATGACGTTGGCCGTTCCTTGCACATTGACCTTGTCCATCTGGGCGCGCTGGGACTTTTTATAGGCAATAACACCTGCCAGGTGAAAGACCGTATCCATGCCCTTAGTGGCTTCCAGTAAAGAATGAACATCCGTAACGTCGCCATGAACGTATTTGCACCTTACGCCTTCAAGTTCGGAAAGGTCACTTTTCGGGCGAACCAGGGCATAGACGTCGTGTCCTTCTTCCA is from Bdellovibrio bacteriovorus str. Tiberius and encodes:
- a CDS encoding SDR family oxidoreductase produces the protein MKKVLVTGANGFLGSWLTKALLEEGHDVYALVRPKSDLSELEGVRCKYVHGDVTDVHSLLEATKGMDTVFHLAGVIAYKKSQRAQMDKVNVQGTANVIAVCREHKVRRLVYLSSVVAIGAGYTPDQILNEESPYNIADLNLGYFETKHQAEILVKSACDKNEIDAVMVNPSTIYGRGDAKKGSRKMQVKVAQGKLNFYTSGGVNVVAAEDVVAGILSAWKVGRKGERYILCGENILIKDLFAMIAAEAGVTPPKHQLPDGLLHAVGAVGDFMEKMGMKGPLSRENAYTATMYHWFDSSKAQKELGFQPRPAREAIHNSVQWMKDHGMVKK